In Desulfotignum phosphitoxidans DSM 13687, a single window of DNA contains:
- a CDS encoding hydrogenase iron-sulfur subunit encodes MMTDTKIGVFLCKCGNEIAPLIDLPHLYSTIQPEVDYCEILSFPCLQPGLEKIMSAAAANRLNRIIIAGCEGRTMLKKFETALEPVDILKGQIDMVNLHSHVATVSDKSPLEKAAKAAKLIIASIAEMRVLKATEQKRARIDGPVVVVGNGISSFPAVRKITQAGIKCILSVPETDPDKIIRNLHLSYPGERPHYDRLKTLISDTLDSKDLTVFEHSRLTELVGVTGNYTLTFTLQNGQEETIKAGAVIAALDAELSPPGPEFGYDGRAVLIQSEMEEQITQNGTPKGQVVFWISDYEYGMPEHAMLSAKNAWSMAMHMKACSPETNVMIFHNEKMAIPLTGAERAVNRKAGIAWIPYDNAVRPSVQDGYVTFCNLKDHVEHELAWDFLVLSPKRGINGEAKTTARILGLIHKETPFLTGHHAKVRPEMIGREETYLAGSARYPCDLQEALNQGRKAGTRNVEMIEKSHAHQLLVPRIVCVVDTDKCVACGQCQELCDCGGIGIEKSTGGLPRIVDPMLCTGGGTCAAACPYGALVLQNNSTDQKEARIGALSRQMEPDEVVAMACVWGGLPAADNAHRRKMSYDPRTHILGIPCVGQIDPAVMAKAFLEGAPGLLLIGCLPEECHHSYGIDHAWNRVNLIKKLFELCGFDRRRIAIAHADMNKPEEFVKTVDSFNALIAALGPIPKTQANLDNLASIYQLCKYNTRIRTLLSVALRRPWEKTYRGDQRHALEFDRDFTAAIEEEFDFAESALNEPAFYRYA; translated from the coding sequence ATGATGACCGATACAAAAATTGGCGTGTTTCTGTGTAAATGCGGAAACGAGATTGCGCCCCTGATCGATTTGCCCCATCTTTACAGCACCATTCAACCAGAAGTAGATTATTGTGAGATCCTCTCATTTCCATGCCTTCAACCGGGCCTGGAAAAAATCATGTCTGCGGCTGCCGCCAACCGGTTGAACCGCATCATCATTGCCGGCTGCGAAGGCCGCACCATGCTCAAAAAATTTGAAACCGCTCTTGAACCTGTTGATATTTTAAAGGGCCAGATTGATATGGTCAATCTCCACAGCCATGTGGCCACCGTATCAGACAAATCACCCCTGGAAAAAGCCGCAAAAGCCGCAAAACTGATCATTGCCTCCATTGCTGAAATGCGGGTACTCAAGGCAACCGAACAAAAGCGGGCCAGAATTGACGGCCCGGTGGTGGTGGTGGGCAACGGCATTTCCTCTTTTCCGGCTGTACGGAAAATCACCCAGGCCGGCATCAAATGTATTTTGTCGGTTCCTGAAACAGATCCGGACAAAATCATCCGGAACCTGCACCTTTCCTACCCGGGGGAACGCCCCCATTACGATCGTTTGAAAACCCTGATCTCAGACACCCTGGACAGCAAAGATCTGACGGTTTTTGAACACAGCCGGCTCACTGAACTTGTCGGTGTTACAGGAAACTATACATTGACCTTCACCCTTCAGAACGGACAGGAAGAAACCATAAAAGCAGGTGCGGTCATCGCAGCACTGGACGCTGAATTGTCACCGCCGGGTCCCGAGTTCGGCTATGACGGCCGCGCCGTTCTCATTCAATCTGAAATGGAGGAACAGATTACCCAGAACGGCACCCCAAAAGGACAGGTGGTCTTCTGGATCAGTGACTATGAATACGGCATGCCTGAACATGCAATGCTTTCAGCAAAAAACGCATGGTCAATGGCCATGCATATGAAAGCATGCTCTCCTGAAACCAATGTCATGATTTTTCACAACGAAAAAATGGCCATTCCTTTGACCGGAGCGGAAAGAGCGGTCAACCGGAAAGCGGGAATTGCCTGGATACCTTATGACAATGCGGTCCGCCCCTCTGTCCAGGACGGCTATGTGACCTTCTGCAACCTCAAAGATCATGTGGAACACGAGCTTGCCTGGGATTTTCTGGTGCTCTCCCCCAAAAGAGGGATCAACGGTGAAGCAAAGACCACGGCCCGGATACTGGGACTGATTCACAAAGAAACGCCTTTTTTGACCGGGCATCACGCCAAGGTCAGACCGGAAATGATCGGCCGGGAGGAAACCTATCTGGCCGGCAGTGCCCGATACCCGTGCGACCTGCAGGAAGCATTGAACCAGGGCAGAAAAGCAGGCACCAGAAACGTGGAGATGATTGAAAAATCACACGCCCATCAACTGCTGGTGCCCCGCATTGTCTGTGTGGTGGATACTGACAAATGTGTGGCCTGCGGCCAGTGCCAGGAATTGTGCGACTGCGGCGGCATCGGTATCGAGAAGTCAACCGGGGGCCTGCCCAGGATCGTTGACCCCATGCTGTGCACCGGCGGCGGCACCTGCGCCGCAGCCTGTCCCTATGGTGCGCTGGTGCTCCAGAATAACAGTACCGACCAGAAAGAAGCCAGAATCGGCGCTCTTTCCAGACAGATGGAACCTGATGAAGTGGTGGCCATGGCCTGTGTCTGGGGCGGACTGCCTGCTGCAGACAATGCCCACCGCAGAAAAATGTCCTATGACCCGCGCACCCATATACTGGGTATCCCCTGTGTGGGCCAGATCGATCCGGCTGTCATGGCCAAAGCATTTCTGGAAGGTGCGCCCGGCTTGCTGCTCATCGGCTGCCTGCCTGAAGAGTGTCACCATTCCTATGGCATCGACCATGCCTGGAACCGGGTGAATCTGATAAAAAAGCTGTTTGAATTGTGCGGGTTTGACCGCCGCAGGATCGCCATTGCCCATGCAGATATGAACAAACCCGAAGAGTTTGTCAAAACAGTGGATTCCTTCAATGCCCTGATTGCAGCCCTGGGACCGATCCCGAAAACCCAGGCCAATCTGGACAACCTTGCCTCCATCTATCAGCTGTGCAAGTACAACACAAGGATACGTACCCTGCTGTCGGTGGCGTTACGACGGCCCTGGGAAAAAACCTATCGCGGAGACCAGAGGCATGCCCTGGAATTTGACCGGGACTTCACCGCTGCCATTGAAGAAGAGTTTGATTTTGCTGAAAGCGCCTTAAATGAGCCGGCCTTTTACCGGTATGCCTGA
- a CDS encoding DMT family transporter, whose amino-acid sequence MSLIYLAVIAAVGGIAVALQGQLMGGIDKQVGTLESVFVTYGGGGFLIGIIMILLRGGNLSGLSQVPWYTLLAGPTGLVLIAAIGYSVPRLGLVAAFTILVTAQFITAAVIDQFGLFGADIRPITLSRIIGMLVMFVGIWLVMQ is encoded by the coding sequence GTGAGTCTCATTTATCTGGCCGTCATTGCCGCCGTCGGCGGTATTGCCGTGGCCCTTCAGGGTCAGCTGATGGGGGGTATTGACAAGCAGGTGGGCACCCTTGAAAGCGTGTTCGTCACCTATGGGGGAGGCGGATTTCTCATCGGGATCATCATGATCCTGCTGCGGGGCGGCAATCTGTCCGGTCTGTCCCAGGTTCCCTGGTATACACTGCTGGCCGGCCCCACCGGACTGGTGCTCATCGCCGCCATCGGTTACAGCGTCCCCCGCTTAGGGCTGGTGGCTGCATTCACCATCCTGGTAACGGCCCAGTTCATCACAGCAGCCGTCATTGACCAGTTCGGCCTGTTCGGAGCGGATATCCGGCCCATCACCCTCTCCCGGATCATCGGCATGCTGGTGATGTTTGTGGGGATCTGGCTGGTCATGCAGTGA
- a CDS encoding LysE family translocator gives MIHFLFMGLVLGLSAGLAPGPLLTLVVSETLRYHVGAGIRVALAPLISDLPIVVVSVGLLSTMADFEAVLGAISLMGGAVVFRMGVHGLKTRALVIEPEVSGRNALVKGVLVNVLSPHPYLFWISVGAPLVHRAMAVSLAAAMAFIAGFYLLLVGSKVVVALAVGRSRTVIKGRAYVLIMRGLGLALCLLALMLVKDGLTLVGVWG, from the coding sequence ATGATCCATTTTCTGTTCATGGGCCTGGTGCTGGGCCTGTCGGCCGGGCTGGCACCGGGGCCGTTGCTGACGCTGGTGGTATCGGAGACCCTGCGGTATCATGTGGGGGCAGGGATCCGGGTGGCCCTGGCGCCGTTGATCAGTGATCTGCCCATTGTGGTGGTGTCGGTGGGGCTGTTGTCCACCATGGCCGATTTCGAGGCGGTACTCGGGGCCATTTCCCTTATGGGGGGCGCAGTGGTGTTCCGCATGGGGGTTCATGGGTTGAAAACCCGGGCCCTGGTGATCGAACCGGAGGTGTCCGGCCGCAATGCCCTGGTCAAAGGGGTGCTGGTGAATGTGCTGAGCCCCCACCCCTATCTGTTCTGGATTTCAGTGGGCGCGCCGCTGGTGCATCGGGCCATGGCCGTGAGCCTGGCAGCGGCTATGGCGTTTATCGCGGGTTTTTATCTGCTTCTGGTGGGATCCAAGGTGGTTGTGGCCCTGGCGGTGGGCCGGTCCAGGACAGTGATCAAAGGGCGGGCCTATGTACTTATCATGCGGGGGCTGGGCCTGGCATTGTGTCTGCTGGCCCTGATGCTGGTCAAAGACGGACTGACCCTGGTCGGGGTATGGGGGTGA
- a CDS encoding dodecin family protein, protein MSDSVYKIIDLVGASTTSWEDAANKAIAKASGSLRDLRIAEVKKLDIKIEEGKPALFRTNIRLSFKYQD, encoded by the coding sequence ATGAGCGACAGTGTCTACAAAATCATCGATCTGGTGGGTGCCAGCACCACATCCTGGGAAGACGCGGCCAACAAGGCCATTGCCAAAGCTTCCGGATCCCTGCGGGATCTGCGCATCGCTGAGGTGAAGAAACTGGACATCAAAATCGAGGAAGGCAAACCCGCCCTGTTCCGCACCAATATCCGTCTGTCCTTCAAGTACCAGGATTGA
- a CDS encoding AzlD domain-containing protein: MNDTLIPLILGMAAVTYIPRLLPFLLLNRLRIPHKVNAFLKAIPVAAIGALIVPGVLTATPDMPAAALAGMGFTLIYGMFRGGIIVPVLGAVGISWLILALAG, from the coding sequence GTGAATGACACCCTGATTCCCTTGATTTTGGGTATGGCTGCCGTGACCTATATACCCCGGCTTTTGCCTTTTCTCCTGCTCAACCGCCTGCGCATTCCCCACAAAGTGAACGCGTTTTTAAAAGCCATCCCTGTTGCAGCCATCGGTGCATTGATCGTTCCCGGTGTTTTAACCGCCACACCGGATATGCCGGCAGCGGCCCTGGCAGGCATGGGTTTCACTTTGATTTACGGGATGTTCAGAGGCGGGATCATCGTGCCGGTTTTAGGAGCGGTGGGTATTTCCTGGCTGATACTGGCCCTGGCGGGGTGA
- a CDS encoding 2Fe-2S iron-sulfur cluster-binding protein → MITFTINDQKVTAKKGWTVLETAREYGIEIPTLCHHPAVKPSGACRLCMVELKEKNWSKLVASCIYPVAEGINVYTETPRVHNVRRWILEMLLASCPASPEISALAQAHGVVSTRFKIHDPSQTCMICGLCQRICEEVVGLSAIAVVDRGVHKKVGSPFMRPTDVCVACGCCLTVCPTGAMKDIFDTVRGEPKMPLTQLAM, encoded by the coding sequence GTGATTACATTTACGATAAATGATCAGAAAGTAACCGCCAAAAAAGGGTGGACGGTTCTTGAAACAGCCCGGGAATACGGCATCGAGATTCCCACCCTGTGTCATCATCCCGCTGTCAAACCCAGCGGTGCCTGCCGCCTGTGCATGGTGGAACTCAAAGAGAAAAACTGGTCCAAGCTGGTGGCATCCTGTATCTATCCGGTGGCAGAAGGCATCAATGTCTATACCGAAACCCCCCGGGTCCATAATGTGCGGCGGTGGATTTTGGAAATGCTGCTGGCCTCATGTCCGGCCAGCCCGGAAATCAGTGCCCTGGCCCAAGCCCACGGGGTGGTATCCACACGGTTCAAGATCCATGACCCGTCCCAGACCTGCATGATCTGCGGTCTGTGCCAGCGGATCTGTGAAGAAGTGGTGGGCCTGTCCGCCATTGCCGTGGTGGACAGGGGGGTGCACAAGAAAGTGGGCTCTCCGTTTATGCGGCCCACCGATGTGTGTGTGGCCTGCGGCTGCTGTCTCACTGTTTGCCCCACAGGCGCCATGAAGGATATCTTTGATACCGTAAGAGGTGAACCCAAAATGCCGCTGACACAGCTGGCCATGTAA
- a CDS encoding AzlC family ABC transporter permease, which yields MTTGSETHGSHPMEIRGAVQAGIPIFIGYFPAAVAFGILAKGCSTSLLEAFMFSAVVFAGASQFIALNLLMTGMGPGGIILTTLLVNFRHFLMSAYLSTRLRNLAHKTYFLLAFGVTDEVFSVLSFHKKALTPQFVFFLELSAWSGWVSGTVCGYVLGGFLPDILTQSMGVALYALLLAILMPALKTARVTVFLAVLSAVLNTLLIWLDLFPAGWTIIICILVVAFVGAMLTPEKKEVTCE from the coding sequence ATGACAACAGGATCGGAAACGCATGGGTCGCACCCGATGGAAATCCGTGGCGCTGTCCAGGCCGGTATCCCCATATTCATCGGGTACTTTCCGGCGGCTGTGGCCTTTGGTATTCTGGCAAAAGGGTGCAGCACCAGCCTGCTGGAGGCGTTTATGTTTTCTGCGGTGGTGTTTGCCGGGGCCAGCCAGTTCATCGCTTTGAACCTGCTGATGACCGGCATGGGACCGGGGGGTATCATTCTGACCACCTTGCTGGTGAATTTCAGACATTTTCTCATGAGTGCGTATCTGTCCACCCGGCTCAGAAATCTGGCCCATAAAACCTATTTTCTGCTGGCTTTCGGGGTGACGGATGAAGTGTTTTCCGTGCTGTCTTTCCACAAAAAGGCCTTGACCCCCCAGTTTGTATTTTTCCTGGAACTGTCCGCCTGGTCCGGGTGGGTATCCGGCACGGTGTGCGGATATGTTCTGGGCGGTTTTCTGCCCGATATTCTGACCCAGAGCATGGGGGTTGCTTTGTACGCCCTGCTGCTGGCCATCCTGATGCCGGCCCTCAAGACTGCCAGAGTAACAGTGTTTCTGGCTGTGCTGTCGGCTGTGCTGAATACGCTGCTGATATGGCTGGATCTGTTTCCTGCCGGGTGGACCATTATTATCTGTATCCTGGTGGTGGCATTTGTGGGAGCGATGCTCACCCCGGAAAAAAAGGAGGTCACCTGTGAATGA
- a CDS encoding NADH-quinone oxidoreductase subunit NuoF has protein sequence MHDHALAEQSDALRLRSLDDLNRLRKQILDKRDPDQPEIVVCHGTGCLANGSADVSAAIRSALDTSGIEAKVVPGIKTTGCQGFCSHGPLVVIRPRGIFYQKVKPKDAKEIIEKTIVQGDVVKRLLYKNPTDGEKILHEQDIPFYKRQTRVVLHNIGKIDPTDISDTIASGGYQALAKALTTMTPEQVVQEIETSGLRGRGGAGFPTGRKWRSALTAIEKKGRPVYVVVNGDEGDPGAFMDRTIMEGDPHAVLEGLILGAYALGANQGYLYVRAEYPLAIKHLTIAMEQARACGLLGDNILNSGFSFDARINRGAGAFVCGESTALFTSIEGNPGNPRPKYVRSVEEGLWGRPTVLNNVETWANIPLIVNKGGDWYAKIGVPHSTGTKVFSLVGKVNNVGLVEVPMGVPLSTIVEDIGGGVPGGAPFKAVQTGGPSGGCIPYELKDTPVDFDSLTKAGSMMGSGAMIVMDNRDCVVDVGRYFLRFLEEESCGKCMPCRLGLSRMREILDNFSEGKGSEKDIEDLLSLSKAIQDSALCALGSSAPNPVLTTLKYFKDEYLAHVTRQKCPAGVCKNLITYSIDPELCTGCTSCAKQCPVGCIEGEKKKTHAIDTGLCIRCGICMDTCKFNAVNVI, from the coding sequence ATGCATGATCACGCCCTTGCAGAACAATCAGATGCTTTGCGTCTCAGATCGCTTGATGATCTGAACCGCTTGAGAAAACAGATTCTGGACAAAAGAGATCCGGACCAGCCGGAAATCGTGGTCTGCCATGGCACCGGCTGCCTGGCCAACGGCAGTGCCGATGTCAGTGCGGCCATCCGGTCCGCCCTTGATACATCCGGTATTGAGGCCAAAGTGGTTCCGGGAATCAAAACCACCGGGTGCCAGGGGTTTTGTTCCCACGGCCCGCTGGTGGTGATCCGTCCCCGGGGCATCTTTTACCAGAAAGTCAAACCAAAAGATGCCAAAGAGATCATTGAAAAAACCATTGTCCAGGGGGATGTGGTCAAACGCCTGCTTTACAAGAATCCCACGGACGGCGAAAAAATCCTCCATGAACAGGATATCCCGTTTTACAAACGCCAGACCCGGGTGGTACTGCATAACATCGGTAAAATCGATCCCACAGATATCAGCGATACCATCGCGTCCGGCGGATATCAGGCCCTGGCCAAAGCCCTGACCACCATGACCCCGGAACAGGTGGTGCAGGAAATCGAAACTTCCGGTCTCAGAGGACGGGGCGGCGCAGGATTTCCCACCGGAAGAAAATGGCGCAGCGCCCTCACTGCCATCGAGAAAAAAGGGCGGCCGGTGTACGTGGTAGTGAACGGCGACGAAGGGGATCCCGGCGCGTTCATGGACCGCACCATCATGGAAGGGGATCCCCATGCCGTGCTGGAAGGATTGATCCTTGGCGCCTATGCCCTTGGTGCGAACCAGGGCTATCTGTATGTCCGGGCCGAATATCCGCTGGCCATCAAACATCTGACCATTGCCATGGAACAGGCCAGGGCCTGCGGGCTGCTCGGGGACAATATCCTGAACTCCGGATTTTCATTTGATGCCCGGATCAACCGAGGGGCGGGCGCGTTTGTCTGCGGTGAATCCACCGCGTTGTTCACCTCCATAGAAGGAAATCCCGGCAACCCCAGACCCAAATATGTCAGGTCTGTGGAAGAAGGCCTGTGGGGACGGCCCACCGTGCTCAACAATGTGGAGACATGGGCCAACATCCCTTTGATTGTGAACAAGGGCGGAGACTGGTATGCCAAAATCGGTGTGCCCCACAGCACCGGTACCAAAGTGTTCTCCCTGGTGGGCAAAGTGAACAATGTCGGCCTGGTGGAGGTGCCCATGGGGGTGCCGCTGTCCACCATTGTGGAAGATATCGGCGGCGGCGTTCCCGGCGGAGCCCCTTTTAAGGCGGTCCAGACCGGCGGCCCCAGCGGCGGGTGCATTCCCTATGAATTAAAAGACACCCCCGTGGATTTTGATTCATTGACAAAGGCGGGTTCCATGATGGGGTCCGGTGCCATGATCGTCATGGATAACAGAGACTGTGTGGTGGATGTGGGGCGGTATTTTCTGCGGTTTCTGGAAGAGGAATCCTGCGGGAAATGCATGCCGTGCCGACTGGGATTATCACGGATGCGGGAAATTCTGGACAATTTTTCAGAAGGCAAAGGGTCTGAAAAAGACATCGAGGATCTGTTGAGCCTGTCCAAAGCCATCCAGGACAGCGCGTTGTGCGCCCTTGGTTCCAGCGCCCCCAACCCGGTGCTCACGACCCTCAAATACTTCAAAGATGAATACCTGGCCCATGTCACCCGGCAAAAGTGCCCGGCCGGGGTCTGTAAGAACCTGATCACCTACTCGATTGACCCGGAACTGTGCACGGGGTGCACCAGTTGCGCCAAACAATGTCCTGTCGGCTGTATTGAAGGAGAAAAGAAAAAAACCCATGCCATTGATACCGGTTTATGCATCAGATGCGGTATCTGCATGGATACCTGCAAATTTAACGCTGTTAACGTCATATGA
- a CDS encoding glutamate-5-semialdehyde dehydrogenase, producing the protein MSIETQIIEIAAAAKAASGIMAAVPRKQKDTALMIMADLLETRAEQIKSENQKDVAAARENGLSSAMIDRLTITDKTIVAMAEGLKFVAGLDDPVGTLSDSSIRPNGLEIARMRIPLGVIGIIYESRPNVTVDAAGLCLKAGNAVILRGGSEALYSNLALAQVIAQGLADAGLPDAAAQVIPVRDREAVNILLKQEALVDLIIPRGGEGLIRHVVAHSSIPVLKHYKGVCHGYVDDTADLDMAVEISVNAKAQRPGVCNAMETLLVHEKIADDFLPKLHRAMTQAGVTLKGCEACCRMLENIQPATDEDWAAEYLDLILAVRVVPDMDGAMGHIAAYGSNHTEAIITTDYDRARRFVREVDASLVIVNASTRFNDGGELGLGAEIGISTSKLHAYGPMGIRELTTTKFVAWGAGQIRT; encoded by the coding sequence ATGTCCATAGAAACACAGATCATTGAAATTGCTGCCGCTGCCAAGGCTGCTTCCGGTATTATGGCTGCCGTTCCCAGAAAACAAAAGGATACCGCCCTGATGATCATGGCTGACCTGCTGGAAACCCGGGCAGAACAGATCAAATCGGAAAATCAGAAAGATGTGGCCGCAGCCCGGGAAAACGGGTTGTCTTCCGCCATGATCGACCGGCTTACGATCACCGATAAAACCATTGTCGCCATGGCGGAGGGTTTAAAATTTGTGGCCGGGCTGGATGATCCGGTGGGCACGTTGTCTGATTCCAGCATCCGCCCCAACGGGCTTGAAATTGCCAGAATGCGTATCCCTTTGGGGGTCATCGGCATCATTTACGAATCCCGGCCCAACGTGACCGTGGATGCGGCCGGCCTGTGTCTGAAGGCGGGCAATGCCGTGATTCTGCGGGGCGGTTCCGAAGCCCTGTATTCCAACCTGGCCCTGGCACAGGTCATTGCCCAGGGGCTGGCGGATGCCGGGCTGCCCGATGCCGCGGCCCAGGTGATTCCGGTGCGGGACCGGGAAGCGGTCAACATTCTGTTAAAGCAGGAAGCGCTGGTGGACCTGATCATCCCCCGGGGAGGGGAAGGCCTGATCCGGCATGTGGTGGCCCATTCCTCCATTCCGGTACTCAAACACTACAAAGGGGTGTGCCACGGGTATGTGGATGATACAGCCGACCTGGACATGGCCGTGGAAATCAGTGTCAATGCCAAGGCCCAGCGGCCCGGGGTGTGCAATGCCATGGAAACGTTACTGGTGCATGAAAAGATCGCTGATGATTTTCTGCCAAAGCTGCACCGCGCCATGACTCAGGCCGGTGTCACCCTAAAAGGCTGTGAGGCCTGCTGCCGGATGCTGGAAAATATTCAGCCGGCCACAGACGAGGACTGGGCGGCTGAATATCTGGATCTGATTCTGGCGGTCCGGGTGGTGCCGGACATGGATGGGGCCATGGGCCACATTGCCGCATACGGCTCCAATCACACCGAAGCCATCATCACCACCGACTATGACAGGGCCCGGCGGTTCGTGCGGGAGGTGGACGCGTCTCTGGTGATCGTCAACGCTTCCACCCGGTTCAACGACGGAGGAGAACTGGGGCTGGGGGCTGAAATCGGCATTTCCACCTCCAAACTCCACGCGTATGGCCCCATGGGCATCCGGGAACTGACCACCACCAAGTTCGTGGCCTGGGGCGCAGGTCAGATCCGGACCTGA
- the proB gene encoding glutamate 5-kinase, translating into MNAQPPSWLTGPVHRIVVKVGSGVLTRKNSLNIDIIASLSDQICRLYDRGIQVILVSSGAMAAGVTKLGLSKRPSDIPKRQAVSAIGQADLIREWEKAVEKCGRKVAQLLLTRGDLCDRVRYLNARNTINTLLNWQVLPIINENDTVAVKSLQFGDNDNLGAMITMLMDADLMINLTDIGGLFDKDPRIHEDAQLIRVVDNPGQQVEDMAGTIAGPLGTGGMKTKITAARKLTTAGIPKIIACGFTPDILLSIFENTYDGTYFVPKAERLNSKKKWIGLTLQAKGRITIDAGAKDAVVRQHKSLLPSGIVRVDDYFDVGDPVEFMDESKHLLGMGLVNYNATDVLKIMGCQTGQIKDRLGYRPYDEVIHRDNLVIISDPA; encoded by the coding sequence ATGAACGCACAGCCCCCATCCTGGCTCACCGGTCCGGTTCACCGCATTGTCGTTAAAGTGGGCTCCGGGGTCTTGACCCGGAAAAACAGCCTGAACATCGATATCATCGCCAGCCTGTCCGATCAGATCTGCCGGCTTTATGACCGGGGCATTCAGGTGATTTTGGTCTCTTCCGGTGCCATGGCCGCCGGTGTCACTAAACTGGGGTTGTCCAAACGCCCCTCCGACATTCCCAAACGTCAGGCAGTCTCAGCCATCGGCCAGGCGGATCTCATCCGGGAATGGGAAAAAGCCGTGGAAAAATGCGGCAGAAAAGTGGCGCAACTTTTGCTCACCAGAGGAGATCTGTGTGACCGGGTGCGGTACCTGAATGCCAGAAACACCATCAACACGCTGCTGAACTGGCAGGTACTGCCCATTATCAATGAAAACGACACGGTGGCGGTAAAATCGTTGCAGTTCGGGGACAATGATAATCTGGGTGCCATGATCACGATGCTCATGGATGCAGACCTGATGATCAACCTCACCGACATCGGCGGGCTGTTCGACAAAGACCCCCGGATTCATGAAGATGCCCAGCTCATCCGGGTGGTGGACAACCCGGGGCAGCAGGTGGAAGACATGGCCGGCACCATTGCCGGCCCTTTAGGTACCGGCGGGATGAAAACCAAAATCACGGCCGCCAGAAAACTGACCACTGCCGGCATTCCCAAAATCATTGCCTGCGGGTTCACTCCCGATATTCTGCTGTCCATTTTTGAAAACACGTATGACGGCACCTATTTTGTTCCCAAAGCGGAACGACTCAACTCCAAAAAGAAATGGATCGGCCTTACCCTGCAGGCCAAGGGCCGGATCACCATTGATGCCGGAGCCAAAGATGCCGTGGTCCGGCAGCATAAAAGTCTGCTGCCTTCCGGCATTGTCCGGGTGGATGACTATTTTGACGTGGGAGATCCCGTGGAATTCATGGATGAAAGCAAACATCTGCTGGGAATGGGCCTGGTGAACTACAATGCCACAGATGTCCTGAAAATCATGGGATGCCAGACCGGCCAGATCAAGGACCGCCTCGGATACCGGCCCTATGATGAAGTCATTCACCGGGACAATCTGGTGATCATCAGTGATCCGGCCTGA
- a CDS encoding alpha/beta hydrolase — protein sequence MRFPVIVVIAVLLFLLTRYVFSRKLLYFPMPVNAEQLAQMAARIPEAEEIRISVGKNTVLHGWLVKKDWTGLPTVFYFGGNAEEVSVNLADFSARVSANGVLINYRGYGQSGGSPTEARLKADALAIYDHMATRYSLDATNCAAWGRSLGSSMAAYLALERGLGRLMLTCPFDSIQAVAGAYYPSWLVNLVLEDRHRTIDFAAGITSPTLILVAPNDEVIPTQNTLRLYERLTCPKQLVPVHGAGHNTISSFEAYFDAVNTFLEKDLAHTRSDRLTKDPAK from the coding sequence ATGAGATTTCCGGTTATCGTGGTCATTGCCGTGCTCTTATTTTTGCTTACACGGTACGTGTTTTCCAGAAAACTATTGTATTTTCCAATGCCGGTCAACGCCGAACAGCTGGCACAGATGGCGGCCCGGATCCCGGAGGCGGAAGAGATCCGGATTTCTGTGGGAAAAAACACCGTGCTCCATGGATGGCTGGTGAAAAAAGACTGGACCGGCCTGCCCACGGTGTTTTATTTCGGAGGCAATGCCGAAGAAGTCTCCGTAAACCTGGCGGATTTTTCAGCCCGGGTATCTGCCAATGGGGTTCTGATCAACTACCGGGGATACGGCCAGAGCGGCGGATCGCCTACAGAAGCGCGTCTCAAGGCGGATGCCCTGGCCATTTATGATCATATGGCAACCCGGTATTCACTTGACGCCACCAACTGTGCTGCCTGGGGCCGGAGCCTGGGGTCTTCCATGGCGGCGTATCTGGCCCTGGAACGGGGCCTTGGCAGACTGATGCTCACCTGCCCTTTTGACAGCATTCAGGCGGTGGCCGGCGCATATTACCCGTCGTGGCTGGTGAATCTGGTGCTGGAGGACCGGCATCGTACCATTGATTTTGCGGCCGGAATCACCAGTCCGACCCTGATTCTGGTGGCCCCGAATGACGAAGTGATACCCACGCAGAATACCCTTCGCCTGTATGAGCGCCTGACCTGCCCCAAACAGCTGGTGCCGGTCCATGGCGCCGGCCATAACACCATTTCTTCGTTTGAAGCCTATTTTGATGCAGTCAATACATTTCTGGAAAAAGACCTGGCGCACACCAGGTCCGATCGATTGACAAAGGATCCGGCAAAATGA